From Thiohalorhabdus denitrificans, the proteins below share one genomic window:
- a CDS encoding arginase family protein has translation MSEVQNGQACMYLGATLGAYGFGGGHPFGRDRMEAFQRRAAEKGLEELVRVCSPVTAGRDLLERFHAPEYVERVRTLAERGGGYLDLGDTPAEPGIFEAGSTVVGSAVDGAERLLRGDCTAVFVPIAGLHHARRDRASGFCVFNDCGVVIETLKRDHGLQRIAYVDIDAHHGDGVFYEFEADPAVWIADIHQDGRTLFPGTGDAEERGKGAAEGTKLNLPQQPGADEGDFRTAWEEVEAHLDRARPEFIILQCGADSLAGDPLTDLAFSPATHARAAARLQERTASCRGGLLALGGGGYNRENLAEAWTEVVAALARVS, from the coding sequence GTGAGCGAGGTCCAAAACGGACAAGCCTGCATGTACCTCGGAGCCACCCTGGGGGCCTATGGCTTCGGCGGGGGCCATCCCTTCGGCCGGGACCGGATGGAGGCCTTCCAGCGCCGCGCGGCGGAGAAAGGCCTGGAGGAGCTGGTTCGGGTCTGCTCCCCGGTCACCGCCGGTCGGGACCTTCTGGAGCGCTTCCACGCCCCGGAATACGTGGAGCGGGTCCGGACCCTTGCGGAGCGTGGTGGAGGTTACCTGGACCTGGGGGATACCCCGGCGGAACCGGGCATCTTCGAGGCGGGGTCAACCGTGGTGGGGAGTGCGGTGGACGGCGCGGAACGCCTGTTACGTGGGGATTGCACCGCGGTCTTCGTGCCCATCGCCGGACTGCACCACGCCCGCCGGGACCGCGCCTCAGGGTTCTGCGTGTTCAACGATTGCGGGGTCGTGATCGAAACCCTGAAGCGGGACCACGGGCTGCAGCGGATCGCCTACGTGGACATCGACGCCCACCACGGCGACGGGGTGTTCTACGAATTCGAAGCGGATCCGGCCGTGTGGATCGCGGATATCCACCAAGACGGCCGCACCCTGTTTCCCGGCACGGGGGACGCGGAGGAGCGGGGGAAAGGGGCGGCGGAGGGCACTAAGCTGAACCTGCCCCAGCAACCGGGAGCGGACGAAGGGGACTTCCGTACCGCCTGGGAGGAAGTGGAGGCCCATCTGGACCGGGCGCGTCCCGAATTCATCATCCTTCAGTGCGGGGCCGACAGCCTGGCCGGGGATCCCCTCACCGACCTGGCCTTCTCGCCGGCCACCCATGCCCGGGCCGCCGCCCGCCTGCAGGAACGGACCGCCTCCTGCCGCGGCGGCCTGCTGGCCCTGGGGGGAGGGGGATACAACCGCGAGAACCTCGCCGAAGCCTGGACGGAGGTGGTCGCCGCCCTGGCCCGCGTCTCCTGA
- the pyrE gene encoding orotate phosphoribosyltransferase, translating into MEAQSPEALLDLYRESGALLEGHFQLSSGLHSNRYLQSALVLQDPRKAETLCRALAERLPEGIQYVVGPALGGVVVAYELARALGAYGQFTERKEGAMQLRRGFQLPAGARVFIMDDILTTGTSIRECHEALKEKDIEIAGCGCLVDRSDGQADLNGLPLYALVGLEVQAWEPADCPLCAEGLPLEKPGSRGA; encoded by the coding sequence ATGGAAGCCCAATCCCCGGAAGCGCTCCTCGACCTCTACCGCGAGAGCGGAGCCCTGCTGGAGGGCCATTTCCAGCTCTCCTCCGGCCTCCACAGCAACCGTTACCTGCAGTCGGCCTTGGTGCTGCAGGATCCCCGCAAGGCGGAGACCTTGTGCCGGGCGCTGGCGGAGCGCCTGCCGGAGGGAATCCAGTACGTAGTGGGACCGGCCCTGGGCGGAGTGGTGGTGGCCTACGAGCTGGCCCGCGCCCTGGGTGCCTACGGCCAGTTCACGGAGCGCAAGGAGGGGGCCATGCAGCTCCGGCGTGGCTTCCAGCTACCGGCGGGGGCCCGGGTCTTCATCATGGACGACATCCTCACCACGGGTACCTCCATCCGGGAGTGCCACGAGGCGCTGAAGGAGAAGGACATCGAGATCGCCGGCTGCGGCTGCCTCGTGGACCGCTCCGACGGGCAGGCCGACCTGAACGGGCTGCCCCTGTACGCCCTGGTAGGGCTGGAGGTCCAGGCCTGGGAGCCCGCCGACTGCCCCCTGTGCGCCGAAGGCCTGCCCCTGGAGAAGCCGGGCAGCCGCGGGGCCTAG
- the pyrF gene encoding orotidine-5'-phosphate decarboxylase: protein MWSDRVITALDAPDWAQAREMLDRLPEENRRVKVGKQLFTRSGPRVVEELRDRGREVFLDLKYHDIPNTVAGALRAAADIGAWMVNVHASGGPRMLEAAREALEGSEARPWLIGVTVLTSMDARELRAVGVEGDPENQVLRLARLAREAGLDGVVASPMEVPMLREELGPDFLLVTPGVRPAGAGADDQRRAATPGRTVADGADYLVVGRPLTRAEDPARAWSSLIAEMDAAAGGT from the coding sequence ATGTGGAGCGACCGCGTCATCACGGCCCTGGATGCGCCGGATTGGGCTCAGGCCCGGGAGATGCTGGACCGCCTGCCGGAGGAGAACCGCCGGGTGAAGGTGGGCAAGCAGCTTTTCACCCGGTCCGGGCCCCGGGTGGTGGAGGAGCTGCGGGACCGCGGCCGTGAGGTCTTCCTCGACCTCAAATACCACGATATCCCCAATACGGTGGCAGGGGCCCTTCGGGCCGCGGCCGATATCGGCGCATGGATGGTCAATGTGCACGCCAGTGGCGGGCCGCGCATGCTGGAGGCCGCCCGTGAGGCCCTGGAGGGATCGGAGGCCCGGCCCTGGCTAATCGGGGTCACGGTCCTGACCAGCATGGATGCCAGAGAGCTGCGGGCCGTCGGGGTGGAAGGTGATCCCGAGAACCAGGTGCTCCGCCTGGCCCGCTTGGCCCGGGAGGCCGGACTGGACGGGGTGGTGGCCAGCCCCATGGAGGTCCCGATGCTGAGGGAGGAGCTCGGGCCGGACTTCCTCCTGGTCACCCCCGGGGTGCGTCCGGCCGGGGCGGGGGCGGACGACCAGCGCCGGGCCGCCACGCCGGGTCGGACGGTGGCCGACGGGGCCGATTACCTGGTGGTGGGCCGGCCGCTCACCCGGGCCGAGGACCCCGCCCGGGCCTGGAGCTCCCTGATCGCCGAGATGGACGCCGCCGCCGGCGGCACCTGA
- the lapB gene encoding lipopolysaccharide assembly protein LapB → MPELWTGGLLLALAAGVGYFWGRWRSVEPPAAARQDGSSPSYFQGLYHLLNEQPEQAIEAFLNVARVEPETVDAHLALGNLFRRRGEVDRALRIHQNLIARPNLARDQRDHAMYQLGLDYQKAGLLDRARQVFSELVERNRHYTPAVQALVEITEQEREWPEALEWRKQLARIRGHGDPVAESLIHCEMASEALARNDLSRAQQAIRRAHAVDAACVRASILAGQLHSLKGNDRKAVREWERIVRQQPQHLVLVLDDLVAAYHRMGETEALRKFLSDTLESAEHPSLFAALTVHLAREVGAEEALRYVAEGLARHPNSAELVSSYVGMWKDLQERGEECRAVLEVVEPYLERARARQSRFVCTNCGFKSAYMQWKCPQCRNWGTLELQAA, encoded by the coding sequence ATGCCGGAGCTCTGGACCGGCGGGCTGCTCCTGGCTCTGGCCGCCGGGGTCGGTTACTTCTGGGGCCGGTGGCGCTCGGTGGAGCCTCCCGCCGCGGCTCGCCAGGACGGAAGCTCCCCCTCCTATTTCCAGGGTCTGTACCACCTGCTCAACGAGCAGCCCGAGCAGGCCATCGAGGCCTTTCTCAACGTTGCCCGGGTGGAGCCCGAGACGGTGGATGCGCACCTGGCGCTGGGGAACCTGTTCCGGCGGCGGGGAGAGGTGGATCGGGCCCTGCGCATCCACCAGAACCTGATCGCGCGCCCCAATCTCGCCCGGGACCAGCGCGACCACGCCATGTACCAGCTGGGGCTGGACTACCAGAAGGCCGGGCTGCTTGACCGCGCCCGGCAGGTGTTCTCCGAGCTGGTGGAGCGGAACCGCCATTACACCCCGGCGGTGCAGGCACTGGTGGAGATCACCGAGCAGGAGCGCGAATGGCCGGAGGCCCTGGAGTGGCGCAAGCAACTGGCCCGTATCCGGGGCCACGGGGATCCGGTAGCCGAAAGCCTCATTCATTGCGAGATGGCGTCCGAGGCCCTGGCCCGGAACGATCTCTCCCGCGCCCAGCAGGCCATCCGCCGCGCCCATGCCGTTGATGCCGCCTGCGTTCGGGCGAGCATCCTGGCGGGACAGCTGCACAGCCTGAAGGGCAACGACCGCAAGGCCGTCCGCGAGTGGGAGCGCATCGTGCGGCAGCAGCCGCAGCACTTGGTGCTTGTCCTCGACGACCTGGTGGCGGCCTATCACCGGATGGGCGAGACCGAGGCGCTCCGGAAATTCCTGTCCGACACTCTGGAGTCCGCCGAGCACCCCTCGCTGTTTGCGGCCCTGACCGTCCACCTCGCCCGCGAGGTGGGGGCGGAGGAGGCCCTGCGGTACGTGGCCGAGGGCCTGGCCCGGCACCCGAACAGCGCGGAGCTGGTCAGCTCTTACGTGGGGATGTGGAAGGACCTGCAGGAGCGGGGCGAGGAATGCCGGGCGGTCCTGGAGGTTGTTGAACCCTACCTGGAGCGTGCCCGAGCCCGGCAATCGCGCTTCGTCTGCACCAATTGCGGCTTCAAGAGCGCCTACATGCAGTGGAAGTGCCCCCAGTGCCGCAACTGGGGCACCCTGGAGCTGCAGGCCGCCTGA
- a CDS encoding lipopolysaccharide assembly protein LapA domain-containing protein encodes MKRTLSALLFLVVFLIGVSFALKNPQGVEIHYYFGIHLGPFPVSLVMIVVLLVGVLLGGLVASFPLLSRHREVRRIRRRMEDMEQELGRLRKLPLKDEP; translated from the coding sequence GTGAAACGCACCCTGAGCGCCTTGCTTTTCCTGGTTGTCTTCCTGATCGGGGTGAGCTTTGCCCTGAAGAACCCGCAAGGGGTGGAGATCCATTACTACTTCGGGATCCACCTGGGGCCGTTTCCCGTCAGCCTGGTGATGATCGTTGTACTGCTGGTTGGGGTCCTTCTCGGGGGCCTGGTGGCGAGCTTCCCCTTGCTCAGTCGCCACCGCGAGGTCCGGCGGATCCGGCGCCGTATGGAAGACATGGAACAGGAGCTGGGGCGGCTGCGTAAGCTGCCGCTCAAGGACGAGCCCTGA
- a CDS encoding integration host factor subunit beta gives MTKSDLIDRVCERLDYLTRKDAEVAVNTLFDYLSEQIAADRRIELRGFGSFGTKSRAARRGRNPKTGETVDVPPKRVPFFRAGKSLREEVDQG, from the coding sequence ATGACCAAATCCGATTTGATCGACCGTGTGTGTGAGCGGCTGGATTACCTCACCCGCAAGGACGCCGAGGTAGCCGTTAATACCCTTTTTGACTATCTTAGTGAGCAGATCGCTGCCGATCGCCGGATCGAGCTGCGGGGCTTCGGCAGCTTCGGGACCAAGAGCCGGGCCGCCCGGCGGGGCCGGAACCCCAAGACCGGGGAGACCGTGGATGTGCCACCCAAGCGGGTTCCCTTCTTCCGAGCCGGGAAGAGCCTCCGGGAGGAGGTGGACCAGGGCTGA
- the sppA gene encoding signal peptide peptidase SppA, with amino-acid sequence MTAEPRSRHPSRDSKAAWLTGGLLFLVASGLLGIFSGGGSVATQSHMAEVEIQGPILSAEPTLSLIEDARERPEVKGVLLRVNSPGGGVGASESLYKAVARLSEEKPVAVSLGDMAASGGYMVALGGDRIFALDSTLTGSIGVIMMSTGVYPLLDKIGVVPRIIKSGRFKDAGSPLREMSEEDRDYLQSMVDELHGQFVAMVAEERGMEPGEVRPLADGRVFSGSQARSSGLVDAVGGRETALQWLREEAQLGPEAPIRTLEAPEGWLRQVLPAGLFNWLQLRFAPEPRYLYQGG; translated from the coding sequence ATGACGGCTGAACCGCGTTCCCGTCACCCTTCTCGCGACAGCAAGGCCGCCTGGTTGACAGGCGGCCTTCTGTTTCTTGTCGCCAGCGGCCTCCTGGGGATCTTCTCCGGGGGAGGGTCGGTCGCCACCCAGTCCCACATGGCCGAGGTGGAGATCCAGGGGCCGATCCTGAGCGCCGAGCCCACCCTCAGCCTGATCGAGGACGCCCGGGAGCGTCCCGAGGTGAAGGGGGTACTGCTCCGGGTCAACAGCCCCGGGGGTGGAGTGGGGGCCTCCGAGTCCCTGTACAAGGCCGTGGCCCGGCTGTCGGAGGAGAAGCCGGTGGCGGTCTCCCTGGGCGATATGGCCGCCTCCGGAGGATATATGGTGGCCCTGGGCGGCGACCGGATCTTTGCTCTGGATTCCACGCTCACGGGATCCATCGGCGTCATCATGATGAGCACCGGGGTCTATCCCCTGCTGGACAAGATTGGTGTGGTGCCGCGTATCATTAAATCAGGGAGATTCAAGGATGCCGGGTCTCCCCTGCGCGAGATGAGCGAGGAGGATCGCGATTACCTCCAGTCCATGGTGGACGAGCTGCACGGCCAGTTCGTGGCCATGGTGGCCGAGGAGCGCGGCATGGAGCCGGGGGAGGTTCGCCCCCTGGCCGATGGTCGGGTGTTCTCCGGAAGCCAGGCCCGGTCCTCCGGGTTGGTGGATGCGGTCGGGGGCCGGGAAACGGCCCTCCAATGGCTGCGCGAGGAGGCCCAGCTGGGTCCCGAAGCGCCCATCCGCACCCTGGAGGCCCCCGAGGGCTGGCTGCGGCAGGTCCTTCCTGCCGGACTTTTCAATTGGCTGCAGCTACGCTTTGCCCCCGAGCCCCGGTACCTGTACCAGGGGGGGTGA
- the rpsA gene encoding 30S ribosomal protein S1, with amino-acid sequence MPETNTQTPTQAPGEPDFATLLEESLNEEEIQSGEIITGEVVGMDEKEVIVHAGLKSEGLVSLQEFMDENGEIAVDVGDQVEVCVEAVDDGFGETRLSRAKALRARAWNELEQAYNNDEVVQGVLTGKVKGGFVVDINGIRTFLPGSLVDVRPVRDATYLEGKKLDFKVIKLDRRRNNAVVSRRAVVEEERSAERKALMDRLEEGQTVKGIVKNLTDYGAFIDLGGLDGLLHITDMAWKRVNHPSEMVNVGDEIEVKILKFDKERERISLGLKQLTEDPWADLPRRYPEGSRVWGKVTNITDYGAFVELEEGVEGLVHVSEMDWTNKNVHPSKVVQPGDEVEVMILDIDEERRRISLGMKQCQSNPWEEFAQTHAKGDRVQGVVKSITDFGIFVGLPGGIDGLVHLSDLSWSEAGEEAVRQYQKGEEVEAVVLSVDPERERISLGVKQLSDDPFSNWVAEHDKGTVIEGEVIEVEPKGARVHLADDVEGFVRVADISQDHVEDARSALVAGQKVEAQVTGVDRRNRMINLSIKDKDKVEEKEAVKDYQSKAAASGTTSLGDLLKEQMMKKDGEDDG; translated from the coding sequence ATGCCTGAGACCAACACCCAAACCCCCACCCAAGCCCCCGGCGAGCCCGATTTCGCCACCCTTCTCGAGGAGAGCCTCAACGAGGAGGAGATCCAGTCCGGCGAGATCATCACCGGAGAAGTTGTGGGCATGGACGAAAAGGAAGTGATCGTCCATGCCGGCCTCAAGTCCGAAGGCCTCGTTTCTCTCCAGGAGTTCATGGACGAGAACGGCGAGATCGCCGTGGATGTGGGGGACCAGGTGGAGGTCTGCGTCGAGGCCGTGGACGACGGCTTCGGCGAGACCCGGCTCTCCCGGGCCAAGGCCCTGCGGGCCCGTGCCTGGAACGAGCTGGAGCAGGCCTACAACAACGACGAAGTGGTTCAGGGTGTGCTCACCGGCAAGGTCAAGGGCGGTTTCGTCGTCGACATCAACGGCATCCGCACCTTCCTGCCGGGCTCTCTGGTGGATGTGCGGCCCGTCCGCGACGCCACCTACCTCGAAGGCAAAAAGCTCGACTTCAAGGTCATCAAGCTGGACCGCCGGCGCAACAACGCCGTGGTGTCCCGCCGGGCCGTGGTGGAGGAGGAGCGCAGCGCCGAGCGCAAGGCGCTCATGGACCGCCTGGAAGAGGGTCAGACGGTCAAGGGCATCGTCAAGAACCTCACCGACTACGGCGCGTTCATCGACCTCGGCGGCCTCGACGGCCTGCTGCACATCACCGACATGGCCTGGAAGCGGGTCAACCATCCCTCCGAGATGGTCAACGTCGGCGACGAGATCGAGGTGAAGATCCTCAAGTTCGACAAGGAACGCGAGCGCATCAGTCTCGGCCTCAAGCAGCTCACCGAGGATCCCTGGGCCGACCTGCCGCGGCGCTACCCCGAGGGCAGCCGGGTCTGGGGCAAGGTCACCAACATCACGGACTACGGCGCCTTCGTGGAGCTGGAGGAGGGCGTCGAGGGTCTGGTGCACGTCTCCGAGATGGACTGGACCAACAAGAACGTCCATCCCTCCAAGGTGGTGCAGCCCGGCGACGAGGTGGAGGTGATGATCCTCGACATCGACGAGGAGCGCCGCCGCATCTCCCTGGGCATGAAGCAGTGCCAGTCCAACCCCTGGGAGGAGTTCGCCCAGACCCACGCCAAGGGCGACCGGGTGCAGGGTGTGGTCAAGAGCATCACCGATTTCGGCATCTTCGTGGGCCTTCCCGGCGGCATCGACGGCCTGGTGCACCTCTCCGACCTCTCCTGGAGCGAGGCCGGCGAAGAGGCCGTCCGCCAGTACCAGAAGGGCGAGGAGGTGGAGGCCGTGGTGCTCTCCGTGGATCCCGAGCGGGAGCGCATCAGCCTCGGCGTCAAGCAGCTCTCCGATGATCCCTTCAGCAACTGGGTGGCCGAGCACGACAAGGGCACCGTCATCGAGGGCGAGGTGATCGAGGTGGAGCCCAAGGGGGCCCGCGTCCACCTGGCCGACGATGTGGAGGGCTTCGTCCGGGTTGCGGATATCTCCCAGGACCACGTGGAGGACGCCCGCTCCGCCCTGGTCGCCGGCCAGAAGGTGGAGGCCCAGGTCACCGGCGTGGACCGGCGCAACCGCATGATCAACCTGTCCATCAAGGATAAGGATAAGGTTGAGGAGAAGGAGGCCGTGAAGGATTACCAATCCAAGGCGGCCGCCTCCGGGACCACCAGCCTGGGTGACCTCCTCAAAGAACAGATGATGAAGAAAGATGGAGAGGATGACGGCTGA
- the cmk gene encoding (d)CMP kinase: MAGNGEDSAPVVTIDGPSGTGKGTLANLLARELGWHYLDSGALYRAVGWAAIQAGIPLEAAHAEELGTLARNLEIRFQPEAEGPVRTFIGKQEVTQELRSGPVSEAASIVASMKPVRDGLLDLQRRFREPPGLVADGRDMGTVVFPEAPAKVFLTATPEERARRRYEQLRGQGCDVSLERITQELRQRDERDTHRNVAPLRPSEGAYVIDTTDISIEEVVAETLRRVRQSLPEKFADG; encoded by the coding sequence ATGGCAGGCAACGGGGAAGATTCCGCACCGGTAGTAACCATCGATGGCCCCAGCGGTACGGGCAAGGGGACCCTGGCGAACCTGCTGGCCCGGGAGCTGGGCTGGCATTATCTGGATAGCGGCGCCCTGTACCGCGCCGTGGGCTGGGCCGCGATCCAGGCCGGCATCCCCCTGGAAGCCGCGCACGCCGAGGAGCTCGGAACGTTGGCGCGGAACCTGGAGATCCGTTTCCAGCCGGAGGCCGAGGGACCGGTGCGGACCTTCATCGGCAAGCAGGAGGTGACCCAGGAGCTGCGCAGCGGGCCGGTAAGCGAGGCCGCCTCCATCGTTGCCTCCATGAAGCCGGTCCGGGACGGCCTGCTGGACCTGCAGCGGCGCTTCCGCGAGCCGCCCGGCCTGGTGGCCGACGGCCGGGACATGGGGACGGTGGTGTTCCCGGAGGCGCCGGCCAAGGTGTTCCTGACCGCGACCCCGGAGGAACGGGCCCGAAGGCGTTATGAACAGTTGAGGGGCCAGGGTTGTGATGTTAGTCTGGAACGAATAACGCAGGAGCTCCGTCAAAGGGACGAGCGGGATACCCATCGGAATGTGGCGCCCCTGCGCCCCTCCGAAGGGGCATATGTTATTGATACCACGGACATTTCCATAGAGGAGGTGGTGGCCGAGACCCTGCGCCGGGTACGCCAGAGCCTCCCCGAGAAGTTCGCGGACGGTTGA
- the aroA gene encoding 3-phosphoshikimate 1-carboxyvinyltransferase — MTSSDQEDRLVARGGRIGGTVAVAGDKSISHRAVMFGALAEGVSHVEGFLAGEDCLATLAAFRAMGVRIEGPEDGRLVIHGVGMDGLRAPEAPLDMGNSGTSMRLLAGLLAAQPFAAELTGDASLCNRPMGRVAEPLGSMGARITALEEGGRPPLRVAPAEGLRGIRYDLPVASAQVKSAVLLAGLYAEGETCVTEPAPTRDHTERMLAAFGYPLRQEGATVCLEGGGRLRAADLTIPGDLSSAAFFLVAAALQPGSDLTLEGVGINPTRRGALDILLAMGAGIEVRNERTYGGEPVADLRVRGGELEGIEIPEHLVPLAIDEFPVLFVAAAAARGRTVLRGAAELRIKESDRIQVMADGLRALGIAAEPLEDGIVIDGGPIGGGTVDAHGDHRVAMAFAVASVAASAPITVTGAAAIRTSFPDFLAVARSAGLEIEADKD; from the coding sequence ATGACCAGCAGTGATCAGGAGGATCGGCTCGTCGCCCGGGGCGGGCGCATCGGCGGCACCGTGGCGGTGGCGGGCGACAAGTCCATCTCCCATCGCGCCGTAATGTTCGGGGCCCTGGCCGAGGGAGTGAGCCACGTGGAGGGCTTCCTGGCCGGGGAGGACTGCTTGGCCACGCTGGCCGCCTTCCGGGCCATGGGGGTGCGCATCGAGGGCCCCGAGGACGGGCGGCTGGTGATCCACGGCGTGGGTATGGACGGCCTGCGGGCCCCGGAGGCGCCGTTGGACATGGGCAACTCGGGGACCTCCATGCGCCTGCTGGCCGGGCTGCTCGCCGCCCAGCCCTTCGCCGCGGAGCTTACCGGCGACGCCAGCCTGTGCAACCGGCCCATGGGGCGGGTGGCGGAGCCGCTGGGAAGCATGGGCGCCCGGATCACCGCCCTGGAAGAGGGCGGCCGCCCGCCGCTGCGCGTCGCCCCCGCCGAAGGGCTGCGAGGCATTCGCTACGACCTTCCGGTGGCCTCCGCGCAGGTGAAATCGGCGGTGCTGCTGGCGGGGCTATACGCGGAGGGCGAGACCTGCGTCACCGAGCCCGCCCCCACCCGGGACCATACGGAGCGCATGCTCGCGGCCTTCGGCTACCCCCTGCGTCAGGAGGGGGCGACGGTCTGCCTGGAGGGGGGCGGGCGCCTGCGGGCCGCCGACCTCACCATTCCAGGGGATCTGTCGTCGGCGGCCTTCTTCCTGGTGGCCGCGGCCCTGCAGCCCGGCTCCGATCTTACCCTGGAGGGGGTGGGGATAAACCCCACCCGGCGGGGTGCGCTGGACATCCTGCTGGCCATGGGCGCGGGGATCGAGGTCCGCAACGAGCGCACCTACGGCGGGGAACCGGTGGCGGACCTGCGGGTCCGAGGTGGGGAGCTGGAGGGGATCGAGATCCCCGAGCACCTCGTGCCCCTCGCCATCGACGAATTTCCGGTTCTGTTCGTGGCCGCCGCCGCCGCGCGCGGGCGCACCGTCCTGCGGGGTGCCGCCGAGCTCCGGATCAAGGAGAGCGACCGCATCCAGGTCATGGCCGACGGGCTGCGGGCCCTGGGCATTGCCGCCGAGCCCCTGGAGGACGGCATCGTCATCGACGGCGGGCCCATCGGGGGCGGAACCGTGGACGCCCATGGCGACCACCGCGTGGCCATGGCCTTCGCCGTGGCCTCCGTGGCGGCCTCCGCACCCATAACCGTGACGGGGGCCGCGGCCATCCGGACCTCCTTCCCGGATTTCCTCGCGGTGGCCCGGTCGGCCGGCCTTGAGATCGAAGCGGACAAGGACTGA
- a CDS encoding prephenate dehydrogenase: MSGQDAFHRVTVVGLGLIGGSLGLALRRCGEVDEVVGVDASAAVGERALQRGLVDRVEGDPATGAQGADVVVVAVPVGSFGAVLEAIAPGLGEDTLVTDVGSVKGRVAAEAEARLQGRGRFLGGHPLAGTEDSGVEAALEDLFQGALCILTPTEETPAPALERLSALWRLVGSEVVTMGPEEHDHVLAATSHLPHMLAFSLIRTFGGLDEPERLGRFAAGGFRDLTRIAGSDPVMWRDIALANAGPLLEMIDRFEARLDDLRRAIAAGDGDALEAFFREARALRRGLPPRVHADEEQDDQQ, encoded by the coding sequence ATGAGCGGGCAGGATGCTTTTCACCGCGTCACCGTCGTCGGCCTCGGGCTGATCGGCGGCTCCCTGGGGCTGGCCCTGCGCCGGTGCGGGGAGGTGGACGAGGTGGTGGGGGTGGACGCCTCCGCCGCCGTCGGCGAGCGCGCCCTCCAACGGGGGCTGGTGGACCGCGTCGAGGGGGATCCAGCCACAGGGGCCCAGGGGGCGGACGTGGTGGTGGTGGCGGTGCCGGTGGGCAGCTTCGGCGCGGTGCTGGAGGCCATCGCGCCGGGGCTCGGGGAGGACACGCTGGTCACCGACGTGGGCAGCGTGAAGGGCCGCGTGGCGGCGGAGGCGGAGGCCCGCCTCCAGGGCCGAGGCCGCTTCCTCGGGGGGCATCCGCTGGCCGGGACCGAGGACTCCGGGGTGGAGGCCGCCCTGGAGGACCTGTTCCAGGGGGCGCTGTGCATTCTGACCCCCACGGAGGAGACCCCCGCGCCGGCCCTGGAGCGGCTTTCGGCCCTGTGGCGCCTGGTGGGCAGCGAGGTGGTGACCATGGGGCCGGAGGAGCACGACCACGTCCTGGCCGCCACCAGCCACCTGCCCCACATGCTCGCCTTCAGCCTGATCCGGACCTTCGGGGGGCTCGACGAGCCCGAGCGCCTGGGGCGGTTCGCCGCCGGGGGCTTCCGCGATCTGACCCGGATCGCCGGCAGCGACCCGGTGATGTGGCGGGATATCGCCCTGGCCAACGCCGGGCCCCTGCTGGAGATGATCGACCGGTTCGAGGCCCGGCTGGACGACCTGCGCCGCGCCATCGCCGCCGGGGACGGCGACGCCCTGGAGGCCTTTTTCCGGGAGGCCCGCGCCCTGCGGCGCGGCCTGCCGCCCCGGGTCCATGCCGACGAGGAGCAAGATGACCAGCAGTGA